In Metarhizium brunneum chromosome 3, complete sequence, a genomic segment contains:
- the ccsA_1 gene encoding Polyketide synthase-nonribosomal peptide synthetase, producing MKLRLTSWTSLIVAAWLANAVSGQLGQIPLDTLFSENWQKSLKYHGQYPSPCQVSRSTAFEQTEGPVEFSESPTEHLETPKLSTINATAWEQWEFDGTADSGMSGIILAFSRDASYHFFGQGNLRVEFYMILDDGTITRELDFLEQSTVITCQDSVTGIWNSTGHTYGFQVPRNMSRARVWWSTPRSKGNFAIESDTLPHLAEGKLWPDEKGSVQMSASLFLNQPIAGGRVVVEYTLGKTSLNFTGHGGHGRVWAKDSWFKVCDAWNIIRGFAGPYYMAHWRPVSRLNKGVPYCCAQLFKDGELLFGTAKGEALDTDDYVLFTNNLSGNVSGSLANRSTGHFIEFVSPQKGKTWRFKVEHNRVKFNMGLGGGLGLSGFTARGDVDVFVPNPQSGLLLQLQGIKVTPLSERSPEKDRQLFCKQIWAPALPDGLLAADNRASAEDVQLAADLERISLYYMNQVSRDTPEDKRDTLPWHRKAMFDCFGHVIHHSRIGRQRFTEREWLNDTWEDISPIMDRYPDSIEIKLTRTVGEHLTAAVRGETEILQHLLDDDLLNRYYVEAMGLKDATSFLSRVIAQIAHRFPHMDILDIGAGTGGATKTIMRDIGRSFASYTFTDVSSGFFEKAREVFAAQYESEKMTFKVLDCAKDVVEQGHEEYSYDLVIASLVLHATRD from the exons ATGAAGCTGCGTTTGACGTCCTGGACCTCGCTCATCGTCGCCGCATGGCTGGCCAACGCGGTGTCTGGGCAGTTGGGTCAAATACCACTAGACACACTCTTTTCTGAGAACTGGCAAAAGAGTCTGAAATATCATGGCCAATACCCGTCACCATGCCAAGTAAGCCGCAGCACGGCGTTTGAGCAAACAGAAGGGCCCGTCGAATTTTCAGAGTCACCCACGGAGCATCTCGAGACACCAAAGCTGTCAACCATCAACGCCACGGCATGGGAACAATGGGAGTTTGACGGAACCGCCGACTCTGGAATGTCAGGCATTATTTTGGCCTTTTCACGCGATGCATCGTACCACTTCTTCGGCCAGGGCAACCTGCGCGTCGAGTTCTACATGATCCTTGACGACGGGACAATTACCCGGGAGCTCGACTTCCTTGAGCAGTCTACAGTCATCACTTGCCAAGACTCAGTAACGGGCATCTGGAACAGCACCGGCCACACCTACGGTTTCCAGGTGCCGAGAAACATGAGCCGCGCCCGAGTATGGTGGTCCACGCCCAGGTCCAAGGGCAACTTTGCCATTGAGTCGGACACGCTGCCACATTTGGCTGAAGGAAAGCTGTGGCCCGACGAGAAAGGAAGCGTGCAAATGTCTGCATCACTGTTCCTGAATCAACCCATTGCTGGCGGCCGGGTGGTTGTTGAGTACACGCTGGGCAAAACTAGCTTGAACTTCACCGGCCACGGAGGCCACGGGAGAGTTTGGGCCAAAGATAGCTGGTTTAAAGTGTGCGACGCGTGGAACATCATCCGCGGCTTTGCGGGACCCTACTACATGGCGCATTGGAGGCCTGTCTCTCGCCTGAACAAGGGGGTGCCATATTGCTGTGCTCAGCTTTTCAAGGACGGTGAGCTACTTTTTGGTACGGCCAAGGGCGAGGCTTTAGACACGGATGACTACGTTCTTTTCACCAACAACCTTTCTGGAAATGTCTCGGGCAGTCTGGCAAATCGGTCTACGGGCCATTTTATCGAGTTTGTGTCCCCGCAAAAGGGCAAAACCTGGCGGTTCAAAGTTGAACATAATCGGGTCAAGTTCAACATGGGCCTTGGGGGCGGGCTCGGGCTGAGCGGCTTCACGGCCCGA GGAGATGTTGATGTATTTGTCCCCAATCCGCAGTCCGGCTTGCTACTCCAACTCCAAGGGATAAAGGTGACACCACTGTCGGAACGAAGCCCCGAAAAAGATCGACAATTATTCTGCAAGCAAATATGGGCTCCGGCACTACCAGACGGATTATTGGCAGCAGATAATCGTGCATCAGCTGAGGACGTACAGCTTGCCGCTGATTTAGAAAGAATTTCACTCTATTACATGAACCAAGTTAGCAGAGATACTCCAGAAGACAAGCGCGACACTCTACCTTGGCATCGCAAGGCCATGTTTGACTGCTTCGGTCATGTCATCCATCACAGTCGGATTGGAAGGCAACGATTTACGGAGAGAGAGTGGCTCAATGATACATGGGAAGACATCTCACCAATTATGGATAG ATACCCTGACAGCATTGAGATCAAACTAACTCGTACAGTGGGCGAGCACCTCACTGCCGCGGTGCGAGGTGAAACAGAAATCCTCCAGCACCTGCTAGACGATGACTTGCTTAACCGGTACTACGTTGAGGCCATGGGGCTCAAAGATGCTACCAGCTTTCTTTCCAGAGTAATAGCCCAGATTGCCCATCGTTTTCCTCACATGGACATTCTGGACATCGGTGCGGGCACTGGAGGAGCCACAAAGACCATCATGCGAGATATCGGGCGGTCTTTCGCTTCCTACACCTTCACTGATGTTTCCAGCGGGTTTTTCGAAAAGGCTCGCGAGGTATTTGCCGCTCAATATGAATCGGAGAAAATGACTTTCAAGGTCCTTGATTGCGCAAAGGATGTGGTAGAGCAAGGCCACGAGGAGTATTCCTACGACCTAGTCATTGCCTCCTTGGTCCTACACGCCACCCGAGATTAA
- the ccsC_0 gene encoding Trans-enoyl reductase ccsC has product MTPRPTPRLNRAIIQSEHGGTLTQTFAREVPSPGPNQVLVRTAAVALNPSDWKMLSACPCPGAGCGSDYAGRVVRLGSCVTHLAQGDRVSGAVHANNPVDPSSGAYAEYSAVDASQLWKIPDAMPWTDAVAIGLCGIGTVGMAAWQNLELPGTPEEPSSKSEFVFVHGGSTAIGTMAIQLLKLLGFRVLASCSPHNFGLVEGFGAEKAFDYTSPTAAEDIRAYTANSLEYVMDIIADAKSLKLCYAAMGRVGGRYVQFEFVPDELAALRKTIKASWVLGIRLTGGEIVLDKGCGYPANAELRDWGRRLFRRVESWVREGKIRSHPSIVHEDGLDGIIDGVERLRRREVSGCKLVYVIDRSA; this is encoded by the exons ATGACGCCAAGGCCTACTCCCCGGCTCAACCGAGCCATTATCCAGTCAGAGCACGGCGGCACGCTGACGCAGACATTCGCCAGGGAGGTGCCGTCTCCGGGTCCGAACCAGGTCCTTGTCAGGACAGCCGCAGTAGCCCTCAACCCCAGTGACTGGAAGATGTTGTCGGCGTGTCCCTGCCCCGGCGCCGGCTGCGGATCCGACTACGCCGGGCGCGTCGTGAGGCTGGGCAGCTGCGTCACTCACCTCGCCCAAGGCGACAGGGTATCTGGTGCCGTTCACGCGAACAACCCCGTCGATCCGTCGTCCGGGGCCTATGCCGAGTAcagcgccgtcgacgccagccAGCTATGGAAGATTCCGGATGCCATGCCGTGGACCGATGCCGTGGCAATCGGGCTGTGCGGCATCGGGACGGTAGGCATGGCGGCATGGCAGAACCTCGAGTTGCCAGGGACTCCCGAGGAGCCGAGCTCCAAGTCTGAGTTTGTCTTTGTCCACGGGGGAAGCACTGCGATTGGAACAATGGCAATTCAGCTCCTGAAGCT ATTGGGGTTTCGGGTGCTGGCGTCGTGCTCGCCGCACAACTTCGGGCTGGTGGAAGGCTTTGGGGCGGAAAAGGCATTCGACTATACTTCTCCCACCGCTGCCGAGGACATTCGCGCGTACACAGCCAACAGCCTCGAGTACGTGATGGATATTATTGCCGATGCGAAGTCGCTCAAGCTGTGCTACGCAGCCATGGGTCGGGTGGGAGGCCGGTACGTCCAGTTCGAGTTCGTGCCGGATGAACTCGCGGCGCTTCGGAAGACGATCAAGGCGAGCTGGGTTCTTGGCATACGCCTGACTGGCGGCGAGATTGTCCTCGACAAAGGCTGCGGGTATCCCGCCAACGCAGAGCTGAGAGACTGGGGGCGCCGTCTGTTCCGGCGCGTGGAGAGCTGGGTGCGCGAGGGCAAGATTCGGTCTCATCCCAGTATCGTCCATGAGGATGGGCTGGATGGCATAATTGACGGCGTGGAGAGGCTGCGTCGGCGCGAGGTATCAGGGTGCAAGCTCGTATATGTGATTGATCGGAGTGCATGA
- the FUB10 gene encoding Fusaric acid cluster transcription factor FUB10 — protein MPEEAPQYSHNGNRHSAIELGMDVDSEGAYDDAADGREGDAALLSESPESGDVLINLARLMQIITIQIYRVRCHPKNPAGEYPCIDKIHETQENPAAQVLQSTSEFTGILERFCTSSSSYMPTPSLFSSESGSLGADAADSLPNGPPLRQDDSCSANTGPVGTPAVLLILSCYLQLLRLYDAITNRMLQSLRQLQDVVGFFQTAIELRISGLPSIKGYLYIKVLVQIMEHQINAMEKLLGLPAEYRLFGRTASTGILSTVELSRLLKVVMAQGGGGPAKSGSSLVDSIQENLTSIKELLQG, from the coding sequence ATGCCTGAAGAGGCACCACAGTACTCGCACAATGGCAACCGGCACAGCGCAATAGAGCTGGGAATGGACGTGGATAGCGAGGGCGCCTACGATGACGCCGCTGATGGGCGCGAGGGGGACGCGGCTCTGCTCTCCGAGTCCCCTGAGTCCGGAGACGTCTTGATCAACCTTGCGCGTCTCATGCAGATAATCACGATTCAAATCTACCGCGTCCGTTGCCATCCCAAGAACCCGGCCGGAGAGTATCCTTGCATCGACAAGATCCACGAAACGCAAGAGAATCCCGCAGCCCAGGTTCTGCAGAGCACCTCGGAGTTCACGGGGATTTTGGAACGATTTTGcacgtcttcctcgtcgtacATGCCTACGCCTTCGCTATTCAGCTCGGAAAGTGGGAGTTTGGGTGCCGACGCGGCAGACTCACTGCCCAACGGGCCACCGCTACGGCAAGACGACTCTTGTTCGGCCAACACGGGACCCGTTGGCACGCCTGCGGTGCTCTTGATCCTCTCTTGCTACCTCCAACTCTTGCGGCTCTACGACGCCATCACCAATCGGATGCTCCAGTCGCTACGGCAGCTGCAGGACGTGGTTGGCTTTTTCCAGACGGCCATTGAGCTGCGGATCAGCGGCCTGCCTTCTATCAAGGGATACTTGTACATCAAGGTTCTCGTGCAAATTATGGAGCATCAGATCAAtgccatggagaagctgctcggTCTTCCGGCCGAGTACCGTCTTTTCGGGCGGACCGCATCGACGGGAATACTCAGCACCGTCGAATTGTCGCGTCTGTTGAAGGTCGTTATGGCCCAGGGGGGAGGTGGTCCGGCAAAATCAGGCAGCTCGCTGGTAGATTCAATCCAGGAAAACTTGACGAGTATCAAGGAACTACTGCAGGGCTAG
- the KLC1 gene encoding Kinesin light chain 1 — MTALRPSCREDFEIAIICALPLEYNAVALLFDEFWDGDGDQFGRAASDDNAYKTGRIGKHSVVLALLPGMGKVSAAAAAASMRSSYVALRLVLLAGICGGAPYYNRDEILLGDVIISKTVIQYDFGRKYPDGFARKDKTEGNLSKHNKNIRTLLATFETDLGGDGLQKKTSHFLRQLQAKAGDHRTRYKYPGTAEDKLFESGYRHKHRISPACICSNCHGRTDPVCAGALASACNDLGCDERYLVKRNRLKARRKLEQGGNNEAQDPAIYTGTVASGDTVMKSGEDRDSIFQKEGVIAFEMEGAGAWEEVPCIVVKGVCDYADCHKNKKWQDFAAAASASAAKAILERYIQTDKRRGVVVEEPPCHFLVPFGRNQSFVGRETILSKLLGRIWPGTNKDDCQRTAVEGLGGIGKTQIALEAVYRVHEEHPDCSIFWVPAVDVNTFENAYHDIGKHMKIKGINEENADIKRLVKTALSDDSIGSWLLVVDNADDITLLFGVTRLSDYLPFSRKGSILFTTRNHEAAVKLVVHKSGIVPVPEMDRSEAFDLLRKGLNESQRSDTKSTERLLDFLAYLPLAIRQASAYMDKNQILTSEYLELCESEREDMIDLLGRDFDDPHRYKEIPNPVATTWLISFHHISRHNPLAAEYLKFISLLAEKDIPKSLLPTARKIKALEAIGTLKAYAFITQREGRDSFDMHRLVRLAMQNWLENKGLESYVSSAIQRLDQAFPFPKHKNRDMWMKYLPHAQAALEFREHLEGGKVDASLLFNVAESYYLLGQYQKAKQLHQQSLQLREKVLGKEHPSTLSSMNNLANMLSILEKDKEAEQMYYQTLQLREKVLGKEHPSTLDSMNNLAGVLLDLGKYKEAEKMYCQTLRLYEKVLGKEHPSTLSSMNNLALMFRNIGKYEEAEQMHWQTLRLYEKVLGKDHPNTLTSMMNVAIVLSKTGKYEEAEQIHWQTLQLREKVLGKDHPDTLFSMKNVANTLLNLEKYEAAEQIYRQILQLKEKVLGKDHPSTRRSQRDLDDCLRVKK; from the coding sequence ATGACGGCTCTACGACCCTCCTGCCGCGAAGACTTTGAGATCGCGATTATTTGCGCTTTACCACTCGAGTATAATGCGGTAGCCCTCCTCTTTGACGAGTTCTGGGACGGAGATGGAGACCAATTCGGGAGAGCAGCCAGTGACGATAATGCCTACAAGACTGGTCGCATTGGCAAGCATAGCGTTGTACTGGCGCTGTTGCCTGGCATGGGCAAAGTCAGCGCtgctgccgcagccgccagcaTGCGATCGAGCTACGTCGCTCTACGACTAGTGCTCCTGGCGGGCATCTGTGGCGGCGCGCCTTATTATAACCGAGATGAGATCTTGCTGGGAGACGTCATTATTAGCAAGACTGTTATTCAATACGACTTTGGAAGGAAATATCCAGATGGGTTCGCgcgcaaggacaagaccgaAGGCAATCTAAGCAAACACAACAAAAATATCCGTACCTTGTTAGCAACATTCGAGACGGACTTGGGCGGAGACGGACTTCAAAAAAAGACTTCTCATTTTCTCAGACAGCTCCAGGCAAAGGCTGGGGACCATCGGACTAGATATAAATATCCCGGCACGGCCGAGGATAAACTGTTCGAGTCAGGCTATCGCCATAAACACCGCATCTCGCCGGCGTGCATCTGCAGCAATTGTCATGGAAGGACAGACCCAGTCTGTGCTGGGGCTCTTGCCTCGGCCTGCAACGATTTGGGGTGCGATGAGAGATACCTAGTAAAGAGGAATCGACTAAAGGCGAGACGGAAGTTGGAGCAAGGTGGTAACAACGAGGCGCAAGACCCTGCCATCTATACTGGGACTGTTGCCTCCGGCGATACGGTGATGAAGTCAGGAGAGGACCGGGATAGCATCTTCCAGAAAGAAGGCGTTATTGCGTTTGAGATGGAGGGAGCTGGAGCATGGGAAGAAGTGCCATGTATCGTGGTCAAGGGCGTGTGCGATTATGCCGACTgccacaagaacaagaagtgGCAGGATTTTGCAGCGGCAGCATCCGCATCGGCAGCGAAGGCGATTCTAGAACGATACATCCAAACAGACAAACGTCGGGGCGTGGTTGTGGAGGAACCGCCGTGCCATTTTCTCGTCCCGTTTGGAAGGAATCAGAGCTTCGTTGGCAGGGAAACGATTTTATCAAAGCTTCTGGGGAGAATCTGGCCTGGCACGAATAAGGACGATTGTCAGAGAACCGCCGTCGAAGGCCTCGGGGGGATCGGCAAGACGCAAATCGCACTAGAGGCCGTCTACCGTGTTCATGAAGAGCACCCGGACTGCTCCATTTTCTGGGTTCCGGCCGTGGACGTAAACACCTTTGAAAACGCTTACCATGATATCGGCAAACATATGAAGATTAAGGGCATTAACGAAGAAAATGCTGACATTAAACGGCTTGTTAAAACTGCGCTAAGTGACGACAGCATTGGCAGCTGGCTCCTGGTTGTTGATAATGCCGATGATATTACGTTGCTCTTTGGCGTCACTAGACTGTCAGACTATCTCCCATTTAGTCGAAAGGGCTCCATCCTGTTTACAACGCGGAATCACGAGGCCGCCGTGAAGCTCGTTGTCCATAAGAGCGGCATTGTCCCCGTACCAGAAATGGACAGGAGCGAAGCCTTTGATCTGCTACGGAAAGGGTTGAACGAAAGCCAGAGGAGCGACACGAAAAGCACCGAGAGGCTACTTGATTTTCTAGCATACCTGCCGCTGGCAATCAGGCAGGCATCCGCATACATGGACAAGAACCAGATATTAACTTCAGAGTACCTCGAGCTTTGTGAGTCTGAGCGCGAGGACATGATCGATCTTCTAGGTAGAGACTTTGATGACCCACATCGATACAAGGAGATTCCAAATCCAGTGGCCACAACATGGCTTATTTCATTTCACCACATCTCAAGGCATAATCCACTAGCGGCGGAGTACCTGAAGTTCATAAGTCTTCTAGCGGAGAAAGACATCCCGAAGTCTCTTTTACCAACGGCTAGGAAAATAAAAGCCTTGGAGGCAATCGGCACGCTAAAGGCATATGCATTTATTACGCAACGTGAAGGACGAGATTCATTTGACATGCACCGGCTTGTGCGTCTGGCGATGCAAAACTGGCTAGAGAACAAGGGACTGGAGAGCTATGTATCGTCTGCGATACAGCGGCTTGATCAAGCGTTTCCGTTTCCGAAGCATAAGAACAGGGACATGTGGATGAAATATCTACCCCACGCACAAGCCGCGCTGGAGTTTCGGGAGCACCTTGAAGGTGGAAAGGTGGATGCTAGCCTTTTATTTAATGTGGCCGAAAGTTATTACTTACTAGGACAATATCAGAAGGCCAAGCAACTGCACCAGCAGAGCCTCCAGCTTCGTGAGAAGGTGCTAGGCAAAGAGCATCCGTCCACACTTTCCAGCATGAATAACCTCGCAAATATGCTCTCAATTCTAGAGAAGGATAAGGAGGCCGAGCAGATGTATTATCAGACACTTCAGCTGAGGGAGAAGGTACTAGGCAAAGAGCATCCGTCTACACTTGACAGCATGAATAACCTTGCAGGTGTGCTCTTGGATCTAGGGAAGTATAAGGAGGCCGAGAAAATGTATTGTCAGACACTCCGGCTATACGAGAAGGTGCTAGGCAAAGAGCATCCGTCCACACTTTCCAGCATGAATAACCTCGCACTTATGTTTAGGAATATAGGGAAGTATGAGGAGGCCGAGCAAATGCATTGGCAGACACTCCGGCTATACGAGAAGGTGCTAGGCAAGGACCATCCAAACACACTAACAAGTATGATGAACGTCGCGATTGTGCTTTCAAAAACCGGGAAGTATGAGGAGGCCGAGCAGATTCATTGGCAGACACTCCAGCTGAGGGAGAAGGTGCTAGGTAAGGACCATCCGGATACACTATTTAGTATGAAGAACGTTGCAAATACGCTCTTAAATCTAGAGAAGTATGAGGCGGCCGAGCAGATATATCGGCAAATACTCCAGCTAAAGGAGAAGGTGCTAGGCAAAGACCATCCGTCTACGCGAAGAAGTCAGAGGGATCTCGATGACTGCTTAAGAGTGAAGAAATAG
- the EAPA_4 gene encoding Endothiapepsin → MQTFGRFLVSLVAASSLAAGAPKESFPSKNGKFSITAKHNVNFERNGPLALAKAYNKLDKPVPQDIADAVTRIQQKRETGSVTNTPNKHDQAYLAPVQIGTPPQTLNLIFDTGSADFWVFSNETASNEVKGQIPYDPKKSSTSKRMSGASWSIEYADNGTSVSGDVYTDIVTVGGLSVKSQAFASAKNISAYLSRSLAASGILGLAFSKANRIKPQKQQTFFDNAKATLDAPLFTVDLKHQADGKYNFGYIDSSAHTGLIAYTSVDSTIGGWGFTSPGFAVGDGSFTNLSISGIIDTGATLLLLPDNVVKAYYSKVKGASYDESERGYTFGCSTTLPSFSFWVGNSTITIPGSYMNYQATNDSGKTCFGGLQSSSGYGVSIFGDVALKAAFVVFDAGNNRLGWAAKNL, encoded by the exons ATGCAAACCTTCGGCCGATTTCTTGTCTCCCTTGTGGCCGCCAGCAGTCTTGCTGCAGGTGCGCCAAAGGAATCCTTTCCATCTAAAAATGGAAAGTTTTCAATTACAGCAAAACACAACGTCAACTTCGAGCGTAATGGGCCACTCGCTTTGGCCAAGGCTTACAATAAACTCGACAAGCCTGTACCCCAGGATATTGCCGACGCTGTTACCAGAATTCAACAGAAGAGAGAGACGGGCTCAGTTACAAATACCCCCAACAAACACGATCAGGCGTACCTCGCTCCAGTACAGATTGGCACACCACCACAAACGCTTAACCTGATATTTGACACAGGCTCTGCTGATTTCTGGGTGTTTAGCAATGAGACAGCTTCCAACGAGGTCAAAGGTCAAATTCCATATGACCCCAAGAAAAGCTCGACGTCGAAACGGATGAGTGGTGCCTCTTGGAGCATTGAATACGCTGATAATGGGACCAGCGTAAGCGGTGACGTCTATACGGACATCGTCACCGTCGGTGGCTTGTCTGTTAAGTCACAGGCATTTGCGTCTGCCAAGAATATATCAGCATACCTTAGCAGAAGTTTGGCTGCTTCTGGAATACTCGGCCTGGCATTTAGCAAGGCCAACAGGATTAAGCCTCAAAAGCAGCAGACATTTTTCGATAATGCGAAGGCCACGTTGGATGCACCATTATTTACGGTCGACCTTAAGCATCAAGCAG ACGGGAAGTATAACTTTGGATATATTGATTCCTCTGCGCATACTGGACTTATCGCTTATACCTCGGTTGATAGTACTATTGGCGGGTGGGGCTTTACCTCCCCTGGCTTTGCTGTCGGTGACGGAAGTTTTACGAACTTATCAATTTCTGGTATTATTGATACTGGCGCTACCCTGCTTCTACTTCCAGACAATGTTGTTAAGGCCTACTATTCTAAGGTCAAGGGTGCTAGCTATGACGAGTCAGAACGTGGTTATACTTTTGGCTGCTCTACTACCCTCCCCAGCTTTTCATTCTGGGTGGGGAACTCTACCATCACCATCCCTGGGTCGTATATGAACTACCAGGCAACTAATGACTCTGGCAAGACATGCTTCGGTGGTCTGCAGAGCAGTTCGGGTTATGGCGTTAGCATTTTTGGCGATGTCGCGTTAAAGGCAGCATTTGTTGTATTCGACGCCGGTAATAACCGGCTGGGATGGGCCGCCAAGAATCTCTGA